The following nucleotide sequence is from Halomonas chromatireducens.
CCAGGCCGACAATGTCGCCGAGATGACGGGGCAGGAGCGGCCCTCGGAGAGCTGGGAGGCGCTCGATGAACAGCGCCGCCGCCAGCTGGCCCGGGTGCTGGTCATCTCCGACTTCGTGCTCGATACCCTGGTGCGCCATCCCGACTGGCTGTTGCATCTGGATGCCGGCGGCGAGCTGGAGGCGGCCCCCGACGAGGCGACGCTGCGCGATACGCTGGGCGAGCGGCTGGAAGCGGCCGAGGACGAGGCTGCCCTGCATGCGGCCATCCGTCGGTTTCGGCGTGCGCGCATGCTGGGCATCGTGTGGCGCGACCTGACACGGCCTGCCGGCGTGGACATGTGGCATACCAGCGCGGCGGTTTCCCGCCTCGCGGAGGTGTGCCTGGATGGCGCCCTGGGCTGGCTTGAAGCTCATCTCGAGCCCCGCTGGGGGCGCCCCGCCCCGCGTGACGACGGCAGGGAGCAGCGCCTGGTGGTGCTGGGCATGGGCAAGCTCGGCGCCGGCGAGCTGAATCTCTCCTCGGATATCGACCTGATCTTCGCCTACGCCGAGACAGGCGAGACCCAGGGCGGCCGCAAGGCGCTCGAGCACCAGGAGTATTTCACCAAGCTGGGGCAGCGGCTGATCACCGCCCTGGACGCGGTGACCGCCGATGGCTTCGCTTTTCGCGTCGACATGCGGCTGCGCCCGCTGGGCGACGGCGGGCCCCTGGTGGGCAACTTCGCCTCGCTGGCCTCCTACTACCAGGACCAGGGGCGCGAATGGGAGCGCTACGCCCTGCTCAAGGCGCGGCCGGTCGCCGGCGATCTGGAGGCGGGCGGCGAGCTGCTGGCCAACCTGCGGCCCTTCGTCTATCGCAAGTACCTCGACTTCGGTGCCATCGAGTCGCTGCGCGAGATGAAGGGGCTCATCAACCGCGAGGTGAAGCGCAAGGGCATGCAGGCCAATATCAAGCTCGGCCCCGGCGGCATCCGCGAGGTGGAGTTCGTGGTCCAGGCCTTCCAGCTGATTCGCGGCGGGCGCGACACGGAGCTCCAGGTGACCTCGCTCAAGACCGCGCTGGAGCGGCTCCCCGACGTGGGGCTGCTGCCCCAGGAGGTGGTCGATGAGCTGCTGCCGGACTATGTCTTCCTGCGCGACCTGGAACATGCCCTGCAGGCGCTGGAGGACCGTCAGACCCAGAGCCTGCCCGGCGACGACCAGGACCGCGAGCGGGTGGCGCTGGCACTGGACATGGAAGACTGGCCGGGGGTGATCGCCCGCCTCGACGAGGTGCGTGAGCGGGTGCGTCAGCACTTCGACGCGGTGATCGCCGACCCGGAGGGGGAAAACGGGGGTGAAAACGAAGAGAGCGACGAGGCGGAGGATGGCAGTGCCGGCTCGCTCGAGGCGTGGCGTTCGCTGTGGCAGGGCGAGCTCAACCAGGAGGAGAGCCTGGAACTGCTGACCCAGACCGATTTCTCCGCGCCGGACACGGCCTTGCGCCGGCTCGTGTCGCTGCGTGAGTCGCGCCAGGTGCAGGCGATGCAGCGCATCGGCTACCAGCGCCTGGATGCCCTGATGCCGATGCTGCTCAACGCCGTCGCCGAGAGCGAGAACCCGGATACCGCGCTGGAGCGTGTCCTGCCGCTGGTCGAGTCGGTGCTGCGGCGCACCGCCTACCTGGCGCTGCTGCGCGAGAATCCCGAGGCCCTGAGCCACCTGATGCGACTGTGTGGTGCCAGCCCCT
It contains:
- the glnE gene encoding bifunctional [glutamate--ammonia ligase]-adenylyl-L-tyrosine phosphorylase/[glutamate--ammonia-ligase] adenylyltransferase — its product is MALPDDFLPDDDVPAPLRPALGKAWQRLSDSLAQADNVAEMTGQERPSESWEALDEQRRRQLARVLVISDFVLDTLVRHPDWLLHLDAGGELEAAPDEATLRDTLGERLEAAEDEAALHAAIRRFRRARMLGIVWRDLTRPAGVDMWHTSAAVSRLAEVCLDGALGWLEAHLEPRWGRPAPRDDGREQRLVVLGMGKLGAGELNLSSDIDLIFAYAETGETQGGRKALEHQEYFTKLGQRLITALDAVTADGFAFRVDMRLRPLGDGGPLVGNFASLASYYQDQGREWERYALLKARPVAGDLEAGGELLANLRPFVYRKYLDFGAIESLREMKGLINREVKRKGMQANIKLGPGGIREVEFVVQAFQLIRGGRDTELQVTSLKTALERLPDVGLLPQEVVDELLPDYVFLRDLEHALQALEDRQTQSLPGDDQDRERVALALDMEDWPGVIARLDEVRERVRQHFDAVIADPEGENGGENEESDEAEDGSAGSLEAWRSLWQGELNQEESLELLTQTDFSAPDTALRRLVSLRESRQVQAMQRIGYQRLDALMPMLLNAVAESENPDTALERVLPLVESVLRRTAYLALLRENPEALSHLMRLCGASPWIAEQLARFPLLLDELLTPETLYTPADKARLADELRQALGRIPEDDEEAQLEALRVFKHAHVLRVAASDIAGTRHLMKVSDYLTYIAEVLLEAVLSMAWRHLVRKHGYPARGDGSRAGAEPEFLIIGYGKLGGIELGYGSDLDLVFVHDADANASTDGPRPVDVAVFFTPLGQRIIHLLTAVTPAGTLYEVDMRLRPSGNSGLLVTSLTAFADYQRNQAWTWEHQALVRARVVAGNPQLAEGFHAVRQEILGRSRDVEALRQEVVAMRRKMRDHLGSKGESGTFDLKQDAGGMIDIEFICQFAVLSMGHDTPELLQWSDNMRILETLESSGRLPADDCRRLREAYLAYRSAVHRTSLTREASRGDDSDFQAHRQVVIDAWQRLLEPST